The genomic region tatttggccataaaaaggaaagtccTATTGCTACTACAACCTGGATAAACTCTGGGAACATTctgctcagtgaaagaagtcagatacaAACGGACAAGTATTACACAGTCCCACTTAGATctaaaatagacaaattcataaAAGCAGAAGCTAGATTAAGGGTTCCTGGGGctgagaggaggagggagtggggagttATTACTTAACAGGTATGGGTCTTCCTTTTGGGATGATGAGGAAGTTCAGGAAATAGTGGTGGTAATTACACAACAACGTGAACGTACTTAATGCCACTCAATTGCatgcttaaaaatggttaaaataattcATCTTGTATTATGGATTTttcccactttaaaaaattaatgtgggGGATTTGCATGTAGCTAAGGTTTCCCTGTAGCCTACACCAGgagcctccctgctgctgctgttgctaagtcacttcagtcgtgtccgactctgtgtgaccccatagacgtgaccccataggcagcagcccaccaggctcccccgtccctgggattctccaggcaagaacactggagtgggttgccacttccttctccaatgcatgaaagtgaaaagtgaaagtgaagtcgctcagtcatgttcgattcttagtgaccccatggactgcagcctaccaggctcctctgcctccccaggcaagagtgctggagtagggtgccattgccttctccaaggagctTCCCTAGAGGCTACCAAGTTGTCTGTTTCTTCCGGATGCTGTCTTCCTGATTCCTGCCCAGAGACTTGATGAAATTggggattattttttaatttccccgAGTACATTCCCACTGAGTCTCCCCAGACCCCCTTTCCTGGAAACAAGACCAGGAATCAATCCAGCAGAGAATAAGCCCAAGTCGTGCTCCTGTCAGTGGATCCCAGGCCAGGCTCCTTCTACAGGACACGTCCCCCCAAgagccccctcccatccagctgCCCATGAAGGCCTAGCCCTTGGCCCTGTCCCTGCTCAGGACGTGACTGGACCAGAGTCAACACTGGTGCTTGGTTCTGCACTCAATGCTCCCAGCTGGTCTGGAATCTGCCCGCTGACCGCACGGGCCAGCTGAGTCCAGAGGCTGGAAATCGGCGCCTACAACACAGAAACATGCCTATGGGGCCTGTGGCCGCAAGCTCTTCACGAGCCATCACCAGGAATGGCGTGGGCACTAAACCCACACTGTGGGAAAGGTGGCCTGCTGAGTAACTGAGTTTTCCATGTGAAGCCAACGTTCAGAAGTTGGTCAGTGGTTTCCCTACCCCCATCTCAGCAGCCAAACAGGACTCCAGCTGGACAGGATGACAGAGGGACCGGGCCAGAATGGCCTTGTGGTGCTGATGGCCCGGTCCCAGGCGGCAGATACTTCCCAGCTGCAGCAACAAAGCGGGCCAGCGCCCAGCATCCTGTGGCTGACAGGCCAACAGGGACAGTAGGCTGAGGGGCCTCACAGAGGTGACAGGCACAGCTGAGACTCATGGCTCTGCCCAGCCCCCTGCTCTGCCTGGGAGAGCAGTGGAGGGAGACTATGCCCACAGCAGGGGGCACTGGCAAAGGAGAGGGGGTGGCCAGGGGCGGAGACAAGGCTGAAGCACAGCCCTCCACATGAACTGGGGTCATTTCCACCATCCCTGTGAACTGGGGTCGTTTCCGCCATCAGATATTTCTTGGGATTATGAGGGTAGGGATGCTGTGAAAAACGTCCAGCACTAAACTTGCACAAAGCAGGTGAATGAGGGAACAGAGGAGGCAGGTGACTGTGGGCAAGAGTGAGATGGCCTGTCACCCCTTCATCGATTAGCGCCTGGGGGCCTGGAGTCAACATTTCACCCATGGTTCTAAAGAAAActggggactccctggtggtccaatggctaagagtccatgctcccaatgcagggggcccatgttcaattctggtctgggaactagatcccacatgtcccaactaaagattccacaggtcacaactaagacctggcacagctgaataaataaataaatcttaaaaaagagagtAACACATGTGTTTGTTTCTAACACCTGAAGAAACTGAGCTCAGAGAAGGGGTTGCCAGGCCCAAGGACAGTCCAAACTGACCTGCCCCTCTGCCGGGTCCCAGATGTAGCAGAGGCTCGGGCTGGCTTTGAGGACTCCAGGGCCTCTCTGAGCAGAGGACCCCTGCCCCCTCAGATCCCACTCAGGCTACACCGAGTAAGGCGTGACAGGCAGACAGCAGTGTCTTTCATCACTTCTGCATCTTCTTCACCTTGGTTTTTGGGGAGATGGTGGTGTTCTGAGCTCCCATTGCCCCAGCAATATGCTGAAGGAACCCAGGGCAGACCACCAGGGTGTCCCAGggcagcaccccccacccctgggcaGAGCAGCAGGCAGATGCTGCCCAGGATGCAGCAGCCTCAGCGACCAGGCACTCCAACCCAAGCCTGGCAGGACAAGGTGGGCATCACCAGGTGAGCAGGTCAGCTCGTGGTCCTGCTGGGTCACACTCACCCCTCCTCCCTTCCGACACTGTCCGATCTCAGTAGCCAGCCTGCCGCAGCCTCCTCCAGGCCTCTCACCCCACAACATCCTCTGCACGGCAGTGGACTGGTCTATTGTTAACACGGATCTGCCTGCCACTTTCCTCCCCACCAGCCTTGGAGAAAGTTCAAACTTGATCACAGTATTCTGCGTCCTCTGTGGGCTGGTGGTCACACCTGCCCTGGCCACACTGTCCGTCCTGCCTTCAACTCCCGAAGTCGTGGGCTGGGCCCTCCTTATCCAGTCCTTGGATGTGCCAGCTTTGCCCCGTGCTGGTGACCAATCAGTTCTCGCACCCGAGCACTGCCCTAGAGGCAGCAACCTGTATGCTGGCCCTGCGGACACACAGGATGCCCTCCTGGGCGGTGCGCTCACCCGCACGAGGGCACACAGCATCGTGTGGGAGAGTCGGCCTGTGGCCTGATCTTGGGCCTGCCCACTCCTCTCATCCAAAGCCAGGGGCTTGTGCCCAGGTGCCTGCAGCAACCCCTGCCTTCCTGCCCAGGCTTCCTGCCCAGCCAGGACAGTGTCTGAAAATCCTGCCAGCATGCGGCTTCCACTGCCCTCAGGAGAGACCAGATGCCCTCTGAGGCCAAGCCCGCCCCCTCCCACCAGCAGATCGCCCTCACTGCCTGTGCTCCGGGGGCCCCTAGCCCAGTCAGAGCCCACGGCGGCGCCCCCCCGGGTGTCACTGCACCCAGTCCACCTCGGCTGGGTCCTGCTCCCCTTTATACACTTGTTCAAGGTATGTTTCTGCACTGGCGGCTCCCCGAGGTCCCCTGTGCTCGGAGCACAGTCGGCGCTCCGCGAATGCTGGACGAACGGCGGCCTCACTCCAGCCCCAGTTCTCAGCACCAGCTCACCTTCCACTCGGCCGGTCTTGAGCCCTCAGAGGCCGGACACCCCCCTGCTTACAGGCGGCAGGCCGTCAGGGCGTCAGAGGGACGTTTACAGAGCCTCGCGGGTAGTCCACGGGCCGCGGCTACCTCAGGAGGGGTGCCCACCGCCACCCTCCGGGGGAGGGAAGGAACCCCGCTGGGCAGACGCTGGTGTCATCTGGCTTCCGGAGACAAGCCCCTCGGTCTCAGGAACGTCTCTGTTGTCTCAGGTTGTTCACGCAGGTTTAGGACGTCTCGCTACGTGGGGCCACCCTGTGGGCAAACTGTGCGCCGGGAGGGCAGCAGGTGACAGGACTCGGGGTGGTCAGGGCAGGCAAGCCGGAGCGTGACAGGACCCTGGGACTGTGGTGACCAGGTAGCCCGGCGCCCCCTGGCGGCAGATGCCGCGACTGAGTTACCCTGTCCGGCGGCAACTCCTGGAACTCTCCCGCTTTGGCGCGCGGCCCCGCCCCTGGAGGCAGCCACGCCCCTGAGGGCTCGCCCCGCCCATCACGTGGTTCCCCACAGCCTGGGTGGGCAACGCCACGTGACGGACAACCAGGCCCCTAGCTTAGCCCCCACTAGTCCCGGGCCTGCGAGATTGGCAGCTCCAGGGTGCGTTGCTCTCATGCCCCGGGTGGTGCGCGTCCACTCGAGGGCTGCACCCAGGATTGGCCCTCACCTCCGGCCGCCTCTTCTTGCGTCGCAGGGCCCTCGCACCGTCTCTTCTTTGTGTCAGGTCCCTGGTCGTCCACACCGCTTCTGCCTGCTCCTGACTCCACAGGCCGGTGCGCAGTGGGGGGCCTCTGGCCTGCTCTTGCATTTGCCTTTAGCTAATTTTAACACTTTTTGCCCTTACTGGAAAAATTTAAGTCTACTTAGAATAACTTGGGCACGTGATTCCACTCTTCCAATttcatgatttcaaaataaagatcGAGTATTTCCATGAGTTTAGCACGCTCCAAATTGAGATGTGCTGTCAGTGTAAAATctgagaaggccatggcaccccactccagtactcttgcctggaaaatcccatggatagaggagcctggtgggctgtagtccatggggtcgctaagagtctgaaatgactgagcggcttcactttcaatttccactttcctgcattggagaaggaaatggcaacccactccagtgttcttgcctggagaatcccagggatggaggagcctggtgggctgccgtctatggggtcgcacagagtcagacatgactgaagtgacttagcagtagcagcagcagtcagtgtAAAATACAGGCTTCACTTCATATGATTGGTACTAGTGATTAGTACTTCGTGATGATGATGGtaatagtaaattttatattgactTGTTGAAATAACATCTTGGAAATACGGGTAATTTATCTCACAACTGTCACCTTATCCTTTATACCTTTTTAATGCAGCTACTAAAAAATGTAAACTACACTTGTGGCTCCAGCTACATTTCTTTTGGACAGCACTGTGGTAGACACTGACATTGGAGCAAGacagtcccccacccccaccccaacctgctCTGAAACTAAGAGGGCTGGTGACAGTATCTGTCATCATCACGTAAGAGTCTCAGGCTCAGTTCCCTTTTCCATGATTCTCACAGTAGCCTGATGACACCAGGTTCCCTTTAGGTCCCCCTGGTATGGACGAGGAGActcaggcctggggaggggggaaggggagaCTTCTTGGGTCACTCACACTGGAGCCAGTGGCTTCCACTTTGTCCCATCCTGTTATGGAGCCCAAGGTTGCCTGGTGGACAGTGAGCGAAGTGCAGATGGATCCTGGCTGAGATCCAAATGTCTTCACTGAAGGTGAAAAACCACCTCCATACTTGGCCACGGACCTCGTGTGACAAGCCAAGACCACTAAATGCACCCTGGTGGCTGCCAGTGGGGGCTTTTGGCCAGGTCCATGGGAGTCCCCAGAAGCCTGAATTCCACCACAAGTCTCTGACTGCAGAATAAAGAGCAGCAGACTGAGAGGCAGAGGTAGGGATACAGACACAGCTTCCCAGTGCACCTGCTCTGTGTGCCGGGAGAGTCGGTTTCTTCACCCAAAATGGGAGACCACTTATAGGGCGAGACAGATAAGGCATTCCACTCACAGGGGCCAGGGCCTGCACACAGCACACCCCAGCAGAGGCCAGctagttttgttttctgaaactgTGTAAAATCTGTAAGTGGCTACACACCCTGGGTAGTTGCTGTGTTGTGACGTGTAAATGGTGCCAAGGTACAGAACTGGGGATCAGAGACACAGGTACTAATGTGGCAAGACTGGCAGGAGCAGCAGTGGGGCTGGGTGGACCCTAGGGAGGTCAGACATGGCTGTGGTCCAAACTTGGAACCTACTGCAACTCTTCGTATTTTGCAGTGTGGCTaaagtgatggtggtgatggtgatgatggcaaGCCCCATCTGCTTGGACTGGCTGTGGTCCgagcactgtgctgggcacttcACCCACACTAATCCTCATGGGCCAAGTAGTATTACGATCCCttgttacagatgagaagactgtgGCTAGGGTGATGCAGCCACCTGTGTGGAGTCACATAGCCAGATTCCACTTGGGCTGTTTGACTGAAGATCCTTCACCCATTCAGACCCCAGCTGTACACCCCTAAAAATTACTGAGGACCCCCTAGGGGCTTTTGTTGATGTGGGTTATAGCTATCAATATTTGCCATATTAAAAGAGGCTTTAAAAGCCTACGTattaaaccattaaaaataacagtgatgtacccacactttaaaaaaatgaaaatgagttgTACTTCCCAAGACAAAAAATGTTAGTGGAAGAGTggcattcttttgctttttgtcaGTCACTTTAAAGTCTGGTTGAATAGGAGGTGGCTGGATTCTTACAGCTGCTCCACGTCCAATTTGCTGTGATGAGCTGTTTTGGTCAAAGCATATGAAGAACATCCAGCCTCACATTGGGGATGCTGTCTGGGACCAGGGCACAGTGACGGAGGGAGTGAAGCACCAGATTGCCGGAGTCTGTAAACTTCAGCTTGTGGCCTGATGAGACCAAACCCTGGGCTGAGGAATTCTGCAGGAAAAGCAAACTGGAGACCACAGCAGTCCCCTTGGCCAACCTCCAGGTTGAAAGTTTAGGTCAGCCCACAACCAGTGATGTTCCTGTATGTATCCAGAACAGGCCTGGCTGACAGAGATTAAGCCCACAGGCCTCTCAAGGAGCTGGTGGAGGGACCAaactaagtcactccagtcaggGATGGGGGTCACCTGGGTGGGCACAGGCTCTGGCTCACCTCAGATGGGTGGGCTGGCCAGCagtgggggcatgggtttgaattTCAGTTCGGTCTCTTGCAGGGTCTGTGACCTGAAACAAGTGGCTCAGCCTCTCTGATCTCAGTCTTCATATCCATGAAATGGGCATATCTGTAGAATCTATGTCCTAGGTAGCTGTGTGCGTCAGATGTAGCAGTATATATAAAGCTCTCAGGACTAGACCCGGCACGTGGTAATCACACACACTTTGGTCATTAATATTCAATGCCTGAGTCCCTTCTCCTTGTGGTCCTTCGTCACTCAATAAACACTGGTTGACCAAATGACTGAAGGCACAGTCCCAGATCTCCAAGTTTCTGCAGGGTAAACATCCACAGACAAGGACCCTGGCCCCTCTGCCATTTGGTCTCTCTTGCCCAAGCATTTCAGCCAGACTGTCCTCTCTGAGCATTCCACACCTACAAACTAACCTGACATGTCAGAGGAACCTTGTCAcagaaggggatcttcccaacccagggactgaacccgcatctcctgcattggcaggtggattctttaccactgcgccacctgggaagccccaagactcCTTGGGTTGGGAGAAATAGAAATCCACCCGGCATTTTAAGCTAAAGAGGCGGGTGTGTGGGACGGAATCGAGGCTACCTCAGAAAACGTGGGCCTCACAAGAgatcaaaatgaaaagaataacagTCTGAGTTAGTTCTTCTCTGGGGCCACAAGGCCCTTACTCTGTCTCTACGCACATGGTGAAGGTGGCGGTCCTCCTCCATCTCACTTTTTGCCACCAGAGAAGACAGAGGGGATTCCAACTCCAGAGTCCTGGGTCCCAGAAGAGGTTCTGATTGGCTCAGCTGCCCCTCAGACCAGAGGGCCATGTAGTGAAGGGCTGACACACTCCATCACTGCAGGTGGGTGGGCAGTTCTCTTGAGAAGTAACTGGCCCCAGGGTTAAAGTCACCCCCAAATGCCTACTCTccagggtgtatatatatatgtgtgtgtgtgtgtgtgtgtaaaatatcaCCGTGCTATACAGCAGACATTAactcaacactgtaaagcaactgtatttcaataaagtaaattaaaaaatttttactgggTGACAGGAATACACACACCAAAACAAACGTGTAGCAAAATGTAGCCTTATAGCCTCGGCCCACGAATAGCTTGCTCCTGTCTGTTAACAAACTACGGATCTAGTTGCGGACACCCTTTATTACATACGGGAAACGATGCTTCTATATCCACCTGTCTCGGGGGCTCCCAACTTTATCAATCTCGTCATTTTGCAAACAGCAGCCCGACAGATGTTTCTGTTCCTTTAACTTTTCTAAAGGCACAATTCACACTCTTTACACAAAACTTGGCAAAGATGGCAAAGTAAAACGCCAGTCTAGTCTCAGTTTTCACCCCCTCCCAAAGACAACCCTTGTGATTTAGTTTCCTCCCAGACCTGCGGTCAGACTTCAGGACCGGGCTAACTGCATTCTTCTATGATgggaattccacagacagggaACCTGCCAGATAGCCCGATAATCACGTTCACCCTTAAAGAAGTGTGCAATTCAGTGGTTTCGGTCAGAGAGGCGCACCCCCGCTGCCTCAGCGTCCGGGTCCACACACTGAGCCTCAGGCCTGGCCCAGGATGCGCCTCCCACATGCACAGCACCCTCCAGGTCCGAGCAGCCTGATGCCAGCTTTACTGCACCGTATTAGCTTAAATTTCCGCTGGAAGCAGCGTACCATTTCCCTCTTTGCCAGGACAGCACTAGCTTGGCGCCCACTAGCGCAGACCCGGCCACGGCCTGGAAGATAGCAGGGGGACAGCCAACGTCCCCAGGCCCTCCCAGTGGCGCATGCGCGGGAGGCGCAGCCCAAGCCAGAGTGGCGCGAGAGAACCACCGCGCATGTGCCCCGGAGCGTCTATTTCGCGCCAACTCCCCTGGCCGAGGTGCCGATGGTCCCGCCCATGGCGGGGGCGGAGCCAGGGCGCGGCGCGAAAATCCGCGGGAAGCGCAGCTCCACTTCCGTCCGCCGGCCCACCACGGTGCTCCTGCTGCTCCAGATCCCGCCGCTCCCGCCATGGCGCAGCGCCGCCTCACCGACTTCTTTGCGCGCCGCCGTCCCGGGGGCAGCGCCACGCTGCCGCGCGCCAAGCCGGCGTGGCGCACCCCGAGCCCCGCCAAGTCCGCGCCCTGCGCCGCGGCTCCAGGTCCCGGCAGCAGCCGCAAACGCACCCGCCCGCCTGCCGAGCCCACGCGCGACGAGCGTGTGCCGCCCGCGCGCAAGAGGCTGAAGCTGTCGGCTGACGCGGTAAGAGCGCGGGGCGCGGAggggagggggaaactgaggccgggGTGACGGACAGACGGGAGGGAACCCTTGGAGAGGGGATTGGTGCCGGGCGGGAAGGAGGCGGGGCTGCTGGAGAGaccagccctggaggagggcaccgaCAGGGGGCCTGGAAGCCCGGGGTGAACCTAGATCCACCCCcagtgggaggaggggctgggccagGTCACGTGCACCTGGTAGGCGGGGTCCTCCCTTCCAGAGGACGTCCGAGATGCGGGGATGCCTGCCGGGTCTGACCGATGTTGGAAGAGGGCCAGCGGGCTGGTTAACACCAGGCTCGTCTGCAAGACTGGCCAGGGGTCGGGCCTGGATGATTCGACCAGTCTGTGAGTGGGTGTTTACTGGTTAATTGAGGAGACTGGAGAGACGCTTTCTGGGAGACGGTGCACCCCAGGGTCTTGTGGTTTCATCACCTTTGGGGTCCTTCCCATCAGGTCTCTGGCCCCAGTTCCCCGGCTACCCCTGGCTCCCCAGAGCACCCTTCTCCCCAGAGCAAGGAGACAAAGAAGGCTGCCCGCTCAGCTGGTGGGCGACCCTGCTTGGCAGCCCAGGAAAACAAGGTGAGGAGGCTGGACCGAGGGGAGGGTAGGTGGACTAGAGTGGGCTGACAGGCGGGCTGAGGAACCCTGTGTCCACAGGTCCCTTCAAAGGTCACCTTATCTGAGCTCAAGTCGTGCCTGCAGCGGGCACAGGAGCTGGGGGCACGGTTCCAGGAGCTGAAAGCAAGTGCACAGAAGGATGCTGGGGAACCCAGCGCTCCAGAGGATGAGGGACGCCTGGAGGAGCCATGGTGAGTCCTGAGTGGCTAGGCACCCCAGGAAAGGGTAAGCTGATGGGAGGCCTGATgaagctgggctgagctgggtgtAGGGGGACAGGATTGCTCCTTCCAAGGGGGTCAGCATAGTCCACAGGTCTCAGCTTCTGTCTGTCAGAGCCGGGCAAAAGTTACTGGGTACCTTTTGCCCGGCTGCATGCTGTCTTCCACCCCCAGGTCATGTGGTTATCATATGCCTCTTAGAGGCAAGGAAGCCAGGGCTGGAGGTGGTCGCGGACCTCCCTGGGTGACAGCTGGGTTTGAAGCCATGCTTTTGTCTCTGTCCCTTCGTCGTGCCAGGGAGGCATGTTGGGGCTTTGTAAACTGGAGTATAGTATATCCTGGGGCAGCTCTGGGATCTCCCCCACCATTCTGCCCGCCGTTGAGCGCTGGAGGGGGTGGGTCTGGTGCTTCTCTCACAGCCCTGCTCCCTCCCTGGCAGTGGAGAGCAGATGCCAGCCTACCAGCGCTTCCATGCCCTGGCCCAGCCGGGGCTCCCGGGCCTTGTGCTGCCCTACAAGTACCAGGTGCTGGCCGAGATGTTCCGCAGCATGGACACCATCGTGGGCATGCTCTACAATCGCTCCGAGACCGTGACCTTCGCCAAAGTCAAGCAGGGCGTCCAGGACATGATGCGCAAGTGAGCGGGGTGGGCCAGGGCCTCGTCCTGCCCTTGAAGTCTGTGTGCCCTCTGGCCCCGGCTTTCTGACCCCTGCACCCTCATCCCACAGACGCTTTGAGGAGCGCAATGTGGGCCAGATCAAAACTGTGTACCCCGGCTCCTACCACTTCCGCCAGGAGCGCTTCGTCCCCACTTTCAAGGATGGCATCAAAAGGTCCGATTACCAGCTCACCATCGAGCCGCTGCTGGACCAGCGTGAGTGTACCAGGCCTCAGGTTCCTGACTGGGACACTGCCTGTTTTGAGCATGGGTGTGAGGTGGCAGGCACTGGGCCTCATCTGAGACCCGCAGGTGTGGGCTGGGTGACTGGGTAGGCCTGGCCCCGGGGCTCAGGCCCTGACTCTTCCTGCAGAGGCTGGCAGTGCAGCCCCCCAGCTCACAGCGTCGCGCCTGCTGCAGCGGCGCCAGGTCTTCAGCCAGAACCTGGTGGCCCGAGTTCGGGAGCATCACAGGGTGAGCAGCTGCCCCAGCTTCAGTGCTCAGTTGTCCCTGCTATTGCAGTCGCATCAGATCCACAGGCAATGGGCTCCTCCCAAGGCTGAATCCTAGAGTTCTTCTAACTGTTCTCCCTGGCTGTCTTCTACACATGGGTGGCTGTAGGGCTGGGCAAACTGGGAACTCAGGGCTGCAGCCTCTGGCCCCCGGAGGCTTGGGAAGAGTCCCAGAGATGCTTCTGGGTGCTCTTTGCTTTGCCCCCAGCCTAGCTGAGCCCCTGCAGCTcagaggtgaagtaacttgcccattGCTTAGCTGGGACAGGAACTGGGCAGATATGCCCAGGGTCACCAGCTGGCCCCTCTTCTCACATAGGCCTTCCTGGCCTCCCTGAACCCCCCCATGGAGGTGCCAGAGGACCAGCTGACACGCTGGCACCCCCGCTTCAATGTGGATGGGGTGCCTGACATcgagccagctgagctgccccaGCCGCCCGCTGTGGAGAAGCTGACAACCGCCCAGGAGGTCCTGGCCCGTGCCCGTAGCCTGATGTCACCCAGGGTAAGGCTGGGGTGGAACGGCCTGACCCCCATGTTGGTGTGTGACAGGCTCCACCTTTGGCCATAGGCCTCAGAGTGGGCGGACGTGCCCTTCCCATTGTGGAGCACCACCCACCAGCAGGCACTGCCCTGCGCAGGCGAGCATGGGCCCTGGATGTGCTGGAATGAACCTGGGCTGGATACAGGGCTCCTGGGGGCTCCCCTGCAGCTGGACGGGGGAGGCTTCTGACCTCTCCCTTCGTATTTGTCCCAGATGGAGAAGGCCCTGAGTGACCTGGCCCAGCGCACAGCTGAGCCTAGCAGCCCCAGGTCCCCCAGCCTGGCACAGCCAGCCACCCCGCCAGCCACTCCACCTGCTGCCCCGCCTTCTGCCCTGAAAGGGGTGTCCCAGGCCCTGCTGGAGCGAGTGAGTGTTCAGCGTTTCTATGGTGGAtgggtgtggggtgtgtgtgtaagagaggaACAGGCCCCTGAACACCCATGCCCACCTCAGATCCGGGCCAAGGAGGCGCAGAAGCAGCTGGCACAGATGACACGGCGCCCAGagcaggagcagcggctgcagcGGCTCGAGCGGCTGCCCGAGCTGGCTCGGGTGCTGCGCGGCGTGTTTGTGTCGGAGCGCAAGCCAGCGCTTACCATGGAGGTGGCCTGTGCCAGGATGGTGGGCAGCTACCGAGCAGCCATGAGCCCTGGTGAGTGTGGAGTGAGGGTGGGCACCGTACCCTCGGGGTTACCTCCTGAGGCCCCACGGGACTTGCCTGTTCTTTCAAGGCCTCTGGTCCCTCGAGGCAGGGCAGCCCATGGTGGGGTCTCTGTGGGAGCACGAGCTGCTGGGTGAGGCTGCGGGGTCACTGTGGCATCTTCTCCTGTCTTGTTATGGGAGGTTTGACAGGTCCTGGCACCCAGCCTCATGCTCCCCTCTCTCTGCAGGGGAGATGGAGAAGCACCTGCAGCTCCTCTCTGAGCTGCTGCCTGACTGGCTCAGCCTCCACCGCATCCGCACGGACACTTACGTCAAACTGGACAAGGCCGCCGACCTGGCAGGTGTCATGGAGCAGCTGGCCCGCCTGGCCCGTGCAGAGGAGACACTGTGAGCCCGGTGGATATGTGCCTGGCCTGTGTCTTACTCCCTTTTGGAAAATGATGCACTTTGCTGTCCCTGTCCTGAGTCTCATGAGGGCCAGGCTGGCCTGGGCTCAGGCTGCTGAGCTAGAGGGTCTCTGGTGGAGGCCCCTTGCCTTGTATACAGGATGCAGGGaaaagggggggtgggggagggtagtGTGACAGCCAGAGTTACCCTCTTGGGGGCCCACAGGGGCTCCTGGAGGACCCAGTATCACACATGTTCCCACAGAGGGAGGCCTATGCAGAATCTGAGATTGAGTCTCCCTGCAGCCTCCAGGAGGAAGCAGCTGTGCCCTCCCATGCCCCGGATCTTGTATTTGGTCTCTAGACTGTCAGATAAAGTTGTTGGAAGTAAGCATGTTTGTGTGATGAGTTACAGCAACAGGGGAAGGCAAGTTGGGGTGCCCCTGTGCGTGCAGACAGCTCACAGGGCTTGAGAACCACCAAATGCTAACATCAGAAAGTGCCCAGCCTGCTTACTGGGCCTTTTCACCCCGTCGCTGGGAAGTAAACTCTGCTCTAGAAAGTTGTTTATTCTCATTCCATTATCAATCAGCAGGCAGCTCCTGGCCTCGGGGGTTCCAGAGCCTCAGCAGGGCCTCCAGGGCAGCCCCACCCTgaagaaagtcactcagccacaGACCAGGTGAGAAGCCAGTGCCCCCTGGTGGCCAGTGGGGGTTGCTGCATCTGCCCATGCTGGTCCTCTCTTCTTTCAGGTGGCTTGGGGCTGGGGTCACTCGTACtgcaggagggagaagaagggcaCAGCCCCCAGCTTCTCCCTGCCCTTCAGTGAGGTCAGCTCCACCAGGCTTACACACTCCAGCACCTCAGCCCGCAGCTGGCCCAGCAGCTCACAGGCTGCGCACATGGTTCCTGGTGGGGGAAGAAAGGGACCATGGAGACAGCCCCTAGGAGACTAGAGC from Bos javanicus breed banteng chromosome 18, ARS-OSU_banteng_1.0, whole genome shotgun sequence harbors:
- the CDT1 gene encoding DNA replication factor Cdt1, with the protein product MAQRRLTDFFARRRPGGSATLPRAKPAWRTPSPAKSAPCAAAPGPGSSRKRTRPPAEPTRDERVPPARKRLKLSADAVSGPSSPATPGSPEHPSPQSKETKKAARSAGGRPCLAAQENKVPSKVTLSELKSCLQRAQELGARFQELKASAQKDAGEPSAPEDEGRLEEPCGEQMPAYQRFHALAQPGLPGLVLPYKYQVLAEMFRSMDTIVGMLYNRSETVTFAKVKQGVQDMMRKRFEERNVGQIKTVYPGSYHFRQERFVPTFKDGIKRSDYQLTIEPLLDQQAGSAAPQLTASRLLQRRQVFSQNLVARVREHHRAFLASLNPPMEVPEDQLTRWHPRFNVDGVPDIEPAELPQPPAVEKLTTAQEVLARARSLMSPRMEKALSDLAQRTAEPSSPRSPSLAQPATPPATPPAAPPSALKGVSQALLERIRAKEAQKQLAQMTRRPEQEQRLQRLERLPELARVLRGVFVSERKPALTMEVACARMVGSYRAAMSPGEMEKHLQLLSELLPDWLSLHRIRTDTYVKLDKAADLAGVMEQLARLARAEETL